A stretch of Cicer arietinum cultivar CDC Frontier isolate Library 1 chromosome 5, Cicar.CDCFrontier_v2.0, whole genome shotgun sequence DNA encodes these proteins:
- the LOC140920503 gene encoding uncharacterized protein yields the protein MKRAISSKNKISFINGKLPQPSTIDNDFDLWEHCNSMVVSWITRTLSPHISQSTICNDSAFNQWNGLRERFTKGNHFRFSDLLRDLHSIKQGERSLSAYFMDMKIIWDEFDDLRPTPSCTCSTPCSCKLSSVVCTYKHDEYVICFLKGLNDSYQYVRSQILLMDPLPSITKVYSLVIQQDITHIPTHNDSTICAVNSTNFG from the coding sequence ATGAAACGAGCTATTTCctccaaaaacaaaatttctttCATCAACGGTAAGCTCCCACAACCGTCTACCATTGACAACGACTTCGATCTTTGGGAACATTGTAATAGCATGGTGGTTTCTTGGATAACTCGGACTCTTTCGCCACACATCTCCCAAAGTACTATTTGCAATGACAGTGCCTTCAATCAATGGAACGGCCTCCGCGAAAGATTTACAAAAGGTAACCATTTTCGATTTTCCGACTTGCTTCGTGATTTACATTCCATTAAACAGGGTGAAAGATCCCTTTCTGCCTATTTTATGGATATGAAGATCATTTGGGATGAATTTGATGATCTAAGACCTACACCTTCTTGTACATGTTCAACTCCTTGTTCTTGCAAACTTAGTTCTGTTGTCTGCACCTACAAACATGATGAATATGTAATCTGTTTTTTGAAAGGCCTAAATGATTCTTACCAATATGTTAGAAGTCAGATACTTCTCATGGATCCTTTGCCTTCAATTACCAAGGTTTATTCTCTTGTTATTCAACAAGATATAACACATATTCCCACTCATAATGATTCCACCATATGTGCTGTTAATTCTACCAATTTTGGTTAA